Proteins co-encoded in one Tachysurus fulvidraco isolate hzauxx_2018 chromosome 17, HZAU_PFXX_2.0, whole genome shotgun sequence genomic window:
- the gnpda2 gene encoding glucosamine-6-phosphate isomerase 2 has protein sequence MRLVILDDYDLASEWAAKYIRNRIIQFKPSAERYFTLGLPTGSTPLGCYKKLIEYYKSGDLSFKYVKTFNMDEYVALPRDHPESYHSYMWNNFFKHIDIEPQNTHILDGNATDLQAECDSFEQLITAAGGIELFVGGIGPDGHIAFNEPGSSLVSRTRVKTLAKDTIVANARFFGNDLSKVPTMTLTVGVGTVMDAKEVMILITGAHKAFALYKAIEEGVNHMWTVSAFQQHPRTIFVCDEDATLELRVKTVKYFKGLMHVHNQLVEPTHSMKDYMD, from the exons ATGAGGCTTGTGATCCTTGATGACTATGACCTGGCAAGTGAGTGGGCTGCCAAATACATCCGCAACCGTATTATCCAGTTCAAGCCCAGTGCAGAGAGATACTTTACTCTTGGCCTGCCCACAG GAAGCACGCCACTGGGGTGTTACAAGAAGCTGATTGAGTATTACAAGAGTGGAGACCTTTCCTTTAAATATGTGAAGACTTTTAACATGGATGAGTATGTTG CTCTGCCAAGGGACCATCCGGAGAGTTACCATTCCTACATGTGGAACAACTTCTTCAAACATATTGACATCGAACCACAGAATACTCACATTTTGGATGGCAATGCGACTGACCTGCAGGCAGAGTGTGATTCATTCGAGCAGCTGATAACAGCTGCTGGGGGCATTGAGTTGTTTGTAGGAG GAATTGGACCTGATGGCCACATTGCCTTTAATGAACCAGGTTCCAGTCTGGTGTCAAGGACGCGAGTGAAGACACTGGCTAAGGACACTATAGTGGCCAATGCTCGCTTCTTTGGAAATGACTTGTCTAAAGTCCCGACCATGACCCTCACTGTTGGTGTGGGCACAGTTATGGATGCTAAAGAG GTTATGATACTGATCACAGGAGCACACAAAGCATTTGCCTTATATAAGGCCATAGAAGAAGGAGTGAACCACATGTGGACGGTGTCTGCCTTCCAGCAGCACCCTCGTACCATCTTCGTGTGTGACGAAGATGCCACGCTTGAGCTCAGGGTCAAGACCGTAAAATACTTTAAAG GGCTGATGCATGTCCACAATCAGCTGGTTGAGCCGACACACAGCATGAAGGACTATATGGATTAA
- the guf1 gene encoding translation factor Guf1, mitochondrial isoform X1, with protein MPLLLRPLSNILLFAGLFRNVKICRIKRRSQGYTEACTLIRHRWIKNTSCVRESSSSAQKQNIDLSQFPVDKIRNFSIIAHIDHGKSTLADRLLEMTGAIAKTDRNKQVLDKLQVERERGITVKAQTASLFYKHEGQTYLLNLIDTPGHVDFSYEVSRSISACQGVLLIVDANEGIQAQTVANFYLAFEAQLTIIPVINKIDLKNADPDRVEKQIETMFDIPSEECIRISAKLGINVDRVLQEVVKRIPPPTAKLEEPFKALVFDSTFDHYRGVIANIALFSGQVCKGDKIVSAHLGKTYEVNELGVLRPDEHPTERLYAGQVGYVIAGMKEVKDAQIGDTFYHQKQPVEPLPGFKPAKSMVFAGIYPTDQSEYPSLRSAVEKLTLNDSSVMVQRDSSMALGAGWRLGFLGLLHMEVFNQRLEQEYNASVIVTAPTVPYKAVLSSPKLIKEYGQEVITIVNPTQFPEKSCVVEYQEPMVLGTIISPDDFTGKIMSLCQSRRAVQKNMVYIDDRRVMMQYLFPLNEIVVDFYDELKSMSSGYASFDYEDAGYEPAELIKIDFLLNGKPVEELTTIVHKDQAYNTGKAMCVKLKESIPRQMFEIAVQAAIGSKVIARETIKAYRKNVLAKCYGGDITRKMKLLKKQAEGKKKMRRIGNIDVPKDAFINVLKRK; from the exons ATGCCTCTTTTACTAAGACCTCttagtaatattttattgtttgctgGACTATTTCGTAATGTTAAGATATGCAGAATAAAGAGAAGAAGTCAGGGTTATACAGAGGCGTGCACGTTAATCAGACACAGATGGATAAAGAATACGTCCTGTGTGAGAGAGTCCAGCTCTTCAGCTCAGAAG CAGAACATAGATCTGTCCCAGTTTCCTGTGGACAAGATAAGAAACTTCAGCATCATCGCTCATATTGACCATGGCAAAAGCACCCTCGCTGACAGACTGTTGGAGATGACAG GTGCCATTGCAAAGACGGATCGCAATAAGCAGGTGTTGGACAAGCTGCaggtggagagagaaagaggaataaCAGTAAAAGCTCAGACTGCCTCTCTGTTCTATAAGCACGAGGGACAGACCTATCTACTCAATCTCATCGACACACCG GGTCACGTTGACTTCAGCTATGAGGTGTCACGCTCCATATCAGCTTGCCAAGGAGTTCTGCTCATAGTAGATGCAAATGAG GGAATACAGGCACAAACTGTGGCAAACTTCTACTTGGCATTTGAAGCTCAGTTGACCATCATTCcagttataaataaa attgatttaaaaaatgcagatcCTGACAGAGTGGAAAAGCAAATTGAAACGATGTTTGATATTCCCAGTGAGGAGTGTATCAGG ATTTCTGCTAAATTAGGTATAAATGTGGACAGAGTTCTTCAAGAGGTAGTGAAGAGAATTCCCCC ACCTACGGCTAAACTAGAGGAACCATTTAAAGCCCTGGTGTTTGACTCTACATTTGACCACTACAGAGGAGTAATAGCGAATATCGCTTTGTTCAGTGGACAGGTCTGTAAGGGGGACAAAATTGTCTCGGCCCACCTGGGAAAGACATACGAGGTCAATGAACTGGGGGTTCTGCGGCCAGATGAACATCCCACAGAAAGGCT CTACGCAGGACAGGTAGGATATGTGATAGCTGGCATGAAGGAAGTGAAAGACGCACAGATTGGAGACACATTTTATCACCAGAAGCAGCCAGTGGAGCCACTGCCTGGCTTTAAACCTGCTAAGTCCATGGTCTTTGCAG GTATATACCCTACGGATCAGTCGGAGTATCCGTCTCTGCGCAGCGCAGTAGAGAAACTCACTTTGAATGACTCCAGCGTGATGGTGCAGAGAGACAGCAGTATGGCTTTGGGGGCTGGCTGGAG gctGGGTTTTCTGGGTCTGTTGCACATGGAGGTCTTTAACCAGCGTTTGGAGCAGGAGTATAATGCCTCTGTTATAGTCACTGCTCCAACAGTGCCTTACAAAGCTGTCCTGTCCTCACCCAAACTCATAAAG GAGTACGGACAGGAGGTAATAACCATTGTAAACCCAACCCAATTCCCTGAGAAATCCTGTGTGGTGGAATACCAGGAGCCCATGGTACTGGGAACCATCATCAGCCCAGATGACTTTACTGGGAAGATCATGAGCCTCTGTCAG AGCCGCAGAGCTGTTCAGAAGAACATGGTTTACATCGATGACCGCCGAGTGATGATGCAGTACTTGTTCCCTCTAAACGAAATTGTGGTCGATTTTTACGACGAGCTTAAATCCATGTCATCAGGATATGCTAG CTTTGACTACGAGGATGCTGGCTATGAACCAGCTGAACTGATTAAGATTGATTTCCTGCTCAATGGGAAACCAGTGGAGGAACTCACCACTATTGTTCACAA AGACCAGGCCTATAACACAGGGAAAGCTATGTGTGTGAAGCTAAAGGAATCCATTCCCAGACAGATGTTTGAGATTGCTGTACAGGCAGCCATCGGGAGTAAAGTCATCGCCAGGGAAAC AATCAAAGCATACAGAAAGAATGTCCTAGCAAAGTGT TATGGTGGTGATATCACACGAAAAATGAAGCTGTTGAAAAAACAAGCAGAAGGCAAGAAGAAAATGAGACGCATCGGAAATATTGACGTCCCTAAAGATGCCTTCATCAATGTACTGAAAAGGAAGTAG
- the guf1 gene encoding translation factor GUF1, mitochondrial isoform X3, with protein sequence MFDIPSEECIRISAKLGINVDRVLQEVVKRIPPPTAKLEEPFKALVFDSTFDHYRGVIANIALFSGQVCKGDKIVSAHLGKTYEVNELGVLRPDEHPTERLYAGQVGYVIAGMKEVKDAQIGDTFYHQKQPVEPLPGFKPAKSMVFAGIYPTDQSEYPSLRSAVEKLTLNDSSVMVQRDSSMALGAGWRLGFLGLLHMEVFNQRLEQEYNASVIVTAPTVPYKAVLSSPKLIKEYGQEVITIVNPTQFPEKSCVVEYQEPMVLGTIISPDDFTGKIMSLCQSRRAVQKNMVYIDDRRVMMQYLFPLNEIVVDFYDELKSMSSGYASFDYEDAGYEPAELIKIDFLLNGKPVEELTTIVHKDQAYNTGKAMCVKLKESIPRQMFEIAVQAAIGSKVIARETIKAYRKNVLAKCYGGDITRKMKLLKKQAEGKKKMRRIGNIDVPKDAFINVLKRK encoded by the exons ATGTTTGATATTCCCAGTGAGGAGTGTATCAGG ATTTCTGCTAAATTAGGTATAAATGTGGACAGAGTTCTTCAAGAGGTAGTGAAGAGAATTCCCCC ACCTACGGCTAAACTAGAGGAACCATTTAAAGCCCTGGTGTTTGACTCTACATTTGACCACTACAGAGGAGTAATAGCGAATATCGCTTTGTTCAGTGGACAGGTCTGTAAGGGGGACAAAATTGTCTCGGCCCACCTGGGAAAGACATACGAGGTCAATGAACTGGGGGTTCTGCGGCCAGATGAACATCCCACAGAAAGGCT CTACGCAGGACAGGTAGGATATGTGATAGCTGGCATGAAGGAAGTGAAAGACGCACAGATTGGAGACACATTTTATCACCAGAAGCAGCCAGTGGAGCCACTGCCTGGCTTTAAACCTGCTAAGTCCATGGTCTTTGCAG GTATATACCCTACGGATCAGTCGGAGTATCCGTCTCTGCGCAGCGCAGTAGAGAAACTCACTTTGAATGACTCCAGCGTGATGGTGCAGAGAGACAGCAGTATGGCTTTGGGGGCTGGCTGGAG gctGGGTTTTCTGGGTCTGTTGCACATGGAGGTCTTTAACCAGCGTTTGGAGCAGGAGTATAATGCCTCTGTTATAGTCACTGCTCCAACAGTGCCTTACAAAGCTGTCCTGTCCTCACCCAAACTCATAAAG GAGTACGGACAGGAGGTAATAACCATTGTAAACCCAACCCAATTCCCTGAGAAATCCTGTGTGGTGGAATACCAGGAGCCCATGGTACTGGGAACCATCATCAGCCCAGATGACTTTACTGGGAAGATCATGAGCCTCTGTCAG AGCCGCAGAGCTGTTCAGAAGAACATGGTTTACATCGATGACCGCCGAGTGATGATGCAGTACTTGTTCCCTCTAAACGAAATTGTGGTCGATTTTTACGACGAGCTTAAATCCATGTCATCAGGATATGCTAG CTTTGACTACGAGGATGCTGGCTATGAACCAGCTGAACTGATTAAGATTGATTTCCTGCTCAATGGGAAACCAGTGGAGGAACTCACCACTATTGTTCACAA AGACCAGGCCTATAACACAGGGAAAGCTATGTGTGTGAAGCTAAAGGAATCCATTCCCAGACAGATGTTTGAGATTGCTGTACAGGCAGCCATCGGGAGTAAAGTCATCGCCAGGGAAAC AATCAAAGCATACAGAAAGAATGTCCTAGCAAAGTGT TATGGTGGTGATATCACACGAAAAATGAAGCTGTTGAAAAAACAAGCAGAAGGCAAGAAGAAAATGAGACGCATCGGAAATATTGACGTCCCTAAAGATGCCTTCATCAATGTACTGAAAAGGAAGTAG
- the guf1 gene encoding translation factor Guf1, mitochondrial isoform X2, whose protein sequence is MPLLLRPLSNILLFAGLFRNVKICRIKRRSQGYTEACTLIRHRWIKNTSCVRESSSSAQKNIDLSQFPVDKIRNFSIIAHIDHGKSTLADRLLEMTGAIAKTDRNKQVLDKLQVERERGITVKAQTASLFYKHEGQTYLLNLIDTPGHVDFSYEVSRSISACQGVLLIVDANEGIQAQTVANFYLAFEAQLTIIPVINKIDLKNADPDRVEKQIETMFDIPSEECIRISAKLGINVDRVLQEVVKRIPPPTAKLEEPFKALVFDSTFDHYRGVIANIALFSGQVCKGDKIVSAHLGKTYEVNELGVLRPDEHPTERLYAGQVGYVIAGMKEVKDAQIGDTFYHQKQPVEPLPGFKPAKSMVFAGIYPTDQSEYPSLRSAVEKLTLNDSSVMVQRDSSMALGAGWRLGFLGLLHMEVFNQRLEQEYNASVIVTAPTVPYKAVLSSPKLIKEYGQEVITIVNPTQFPEKSCVVEYQEPMVLGTIISPDDFTGKIMSLCQSRRAVQKNMVYIDDRRVMMQYLFPLNEIVVDFYDELKSMSSGYASFDYEDAGYEPAELIKIDFLLNGKPVEELTTIVHKDQAYNTGKAMCVKLKESIPRQMFEIAVQAAIGSKVIARETIKAYRKNVLAKCYGGDITRKMKLLKKQAEGKKKMRRIGNIDVPKDAFINVLKRK, encoded by the exons ATGCCTCTTTTACTAAGACCTCttagtaatattttattgtttgctgGACTATTTCGTAATGTTAAGATATGCAGAATAAAGAGAAGAAGTCAGGGTTATACAGAGGCGTGCACGTTAATCAGACACAGATGGATAAAGAATACGTCCTGTGTGAGAGAGTCCAGCTCTTCAGCTCAGAAG AACATAGATCTGTCCCAGTTTCCTGTGGACAAGATAAGAAACTTCAGCATCATCGCTCATATTGACCATGGCAAAAGCACCCTCGCTGACAGACTGTTGGAGATGACAG GTGCCATTGCAAAGACGGATCGCAATAAGCAGGTGTTGGACAAGCTGCaggtggagagagaaagaggaataaCAGTAAAAGCTCAGACTGCCTCTCTGTTCTATAAGCACGAGGGACAGACCTATCTACTCAATCTCATCGACACACCG GGTCACGTTGACTTCAGCTATGAGGTGTCACGCTCCATATCAGCTTGCCAAGGAGTTCTGCTCATAGTAGATGCAAATGAG GGAATACAGGCACAAACTGTGGCAAACTTCTACTTGGCATTTGAAGCTCAGTTGACCATCATTCcagttataaataaa attgatttaaaaaatgcagatcCTGACAGAGTGGAAAAGCAAATTGAAACGATGTTTGATATTCCCAGTGAGGAGTGTATCAGG ATTTCTGCTAAATTAGGTATAAATGTGGACAGAGTTCTTCAAGAGGTAGTGAAGAGAATTCCCCC ACCTACGGCTAAACTAGAGGAACCATTTAAAGCCCTGGTGTTTGACTCTACATTTGACCACTACAGAGGAGTAATAGCGAATATCGCTTTGTTCAGTGGACAGGTCTGTAAGGGGGACAAAATTGTCTCGGCCCACCTGGGAAAGACATACGAGGTCAATGAACTGGGGGTTCTGCGGCCAGATGAACATCCCACAGAAAGGCT CTACGCAGGACAGGTAGGATATGTGATAGCTGGCATGAAGGAAGTGAAAGACGCACAGATTGGAGACACATTTTATCACCAGAAGCAGCCAGTGGAGCCACTGCCTGGCTTTAAACCTGCTAAGTCCATGGTCTTTGCAG GTATATACCCTACGGATCAGTCGGAGTATCCGTCTCTGCGCAGCGCAGTAGAGAAACTCACTTTGAATGACTCCAGCGTGATGGTGCAGAGAGACAGCAGTATGGCTTTGGGGGCTGGCTGGAG gctGGGTTTTCTGGGTCTGTTGCACATGGAGGTCTTTAACCAGCGTTTGGAGCAGGAGTATAATGCCTCTGTTATAGTCACTGCTCCAACAGTGCCTTACAAAGCTGTCCTGTCCTCACCCAAACTCATAAAG GAGTACGGACAGGAGGTAATAACCATTGTAAACCCAACCCAATTCCCTGAGAAATCCTGTGTGGTGGAATACCAGGAGCCCATGGTACTGGGAACCATCATCAGCCCAGATGACTTTACTGGGAAGATCATGAGCCTCTGTCAG AGCCGCAGAGCTGTTCAGAAGAACATGGTTTACATCGATGACCGCCGAGTGATGATGCAGTACTTGTTCCCTCTAAACGAAATTGTGGTCGATTTTTACGACGAGCTTAAATCCATGTCATCAGGATATGCTAG CTTTGACTACGAGGATGCTGGCTATGAACCAGCTGAACTGATTAAGATTGATTTCCTGCTCAATGGGAAACCAGTGGAGGAACTCACCACTATTGTTCACAA AGACCAGGCCTATAACACAGGGAAAGCTATGTGTGTGAAGCTAAAGGAATCCATTCCCAGACAGATGTTTGAGATTGCTGTACAGGCAGCCATCGGGAGTAAAGTCATCGCCAGGGAAAC AATCAAAGCATACAGAAAGAATGTCCTAGCAAAGTGT TATGGTGGTGATATCACACGAAAAATGAAGCTGTTGAAAAAACAAGCAGAAGGCAAGAAGAAAATGAGACGCATCGGAAATATTGACGTCCCTAAAGATGCCTTCATCAATGTACTGAAAAGGAAGTAG